Proteins encoded in a region of the Geobacillus genomosp. 3 genome:
- a CDS encoding small acid-soluble spore protein P, which yields MTNKNDGKDMRKNAPKGDNPGQPEPLSGSKKVKNRNHTRQKHNTSHDM from the coding sequence ATGACGAACAAAAACGACGGCAAAGATATGCGCAAAAATGCCCCGAAAGGCGACAACCCCGGGCAGCCCGAACCGCTCAGCGGGTCGAAAAAAGTAAAAAACCGCAACCATACGCGGCAAAAACATAACACAAGCCATGATATGTAA
- a CDS encoding cytochrome c biogenesis protein CcdA — MNDLNLFLAFGAGFLSFISPCCLPLYPAFLSYITGVSVSELKEENAMLNRRSLWHTLCFLLGFSLIFISLGFGTSFLGRLFADYQDVIRQIGAVLIVALGLVVAGLWKPAFLLKDRRISFRERPSGYFGSALIGMAFAAGWTPCMGPILVAVIALAAANPGSGMMYMLAYTLGFAVPFFILSFFIGKLQWIRRRSASIMKAGGYVMMAMGVVLYFDWMTKIIAYTTSLFGGFTGF, encoded by the coding sequence GTGAATGATCTCAATCTCTTTTTAGCGTTCGGCGCCGGGTTTTTGTCGTTTATTTCCCCGTGCTGCTTGCCGCTTTATCCGGCGTTTTTATCTTATATTACCGGCGTGTCGGTCAGCGAGTTGAAAGAGGAAAACGCCATGCTCAACCGTCGCAGTTTATGGCACACGCTTTGCTTCTTGCTAGGGTTTTCGCTGATTTTTATTTCTCTCGGCTTTGGTACTTCGTTTCTCGGCCGGCTGTTTGCCGATTATCAAGATGTGATCCGGCAAATCGGCGCGGTGTTGATCGTCGCCCTTGGCCTTGTCGTCGCCGGGCTGTGGAAGCCGGCGTTTTTGCTGAAAGACCGGCGCATTTCGTTTCGTGAGCGGCCGTCGGGCTATTTTGGCTCGGCGCTCATCGGCATGGCGTTCGCCGCCGGTTGGACGCCGTGTATGGGTCCGATTTTAGTGGCGGTTATTGCCTTGGCCGCGGCCAATCCGGGTTCAGGGATGATGTATATGCTCGCGTATACGCTCGGCTTTGCCGTTCCGTTTTTCATTCTGTCGTTTTTTATCGGCAAACTGCAATGGATTCGCCGCCGTAGTGCATCCATTATGAAAGCAGGCGGATATGTTATGATGGCGATGGGGGTTGTCCTTTATTTTGACTGGATGACGAAGATCATCGCCTATACAACAAGTCTGTTTGGCGGATTTACCGGCTTTTAG
- a CDS encoding cell wall hydrolase: MRKTIAVLAIACSLALGSQSLPAEAAGSYTYYQVKKGDTLSKIAKQYHTTVASLKSLNGLKTDMIRIGAKLKVPAAAKRPALASAGKKAISLTAADRKLLAQLVQAETGSSEPFAGKVEVALVILNRVHHPEFPNTVRGVIYQKMKSGYAFVPVKTGKLTRIQPTKQDYAAVDKAVALFPGDRRGSLYFYNPKVTKDKWMLSRPVTTRIGHHVFAK, encoded by the coding sequence ATGAGGAAAACAATTGCAGTACTGGCCATAGCTTGCAGCCTGGCGCTTGGTTCGCAATCGCTGCCGGCGGAAGCGGCGGGCTCCTATACATACTACCAAGTGAAAAAAGGCGATACGCTGTCGAAAATCGCCAAACAATATCATACAACGGTGGCTTCACTCAAATCGCTCAACGGTTTAAAAACGGATATGATCCGCATTGGCGCGAAATTGAAAGTGCCGGCGGCTGCGAAGCGTCCTGCCTTGGCATCAGCCGGCAAAAAGGCGATTTCGCTCACCGCCGCCGATCGAAAGCTGCTTGCCCAGCTCGTGCAGGCGGAAACCGGTTCAAGCGAGCCGTTTGCCGGCAAAGTGGAGGTCGCGCTTGTCATTTTGAACCGCGTCCACCATCCGGAGTTTCCGAACACGGTGCGTGGTGTCATTTACCAAAAGATGAAGTCGGGCTATGCGTTTGTGCCGGTGAAAACGGGGAAATTGACGCGCATTCAGCCGACGAAACAAGATTACGCGGCGGTCGACAAAGCGGTCGCTCTCTTCCCGGGCGACCGCCGCGGTTCCCTCTATTTTTACAATCCAAAGGTGACAAAAGACAAATGGATGCTGTCGCGTCCGGTGACGACCCGTATCGGGCATCACGTCTTTGCGAAGTGA
- a CDS encoding DUF2621 domain-containing protein, with translation MLTGWFLWSILVWVVFLLVMMSIGGFFMFRKFLKRLPKEDGKSELDWQEYYIEQTRHLWGEEEKALLEELVRPVPELFRDVARQKIAGKIGELALKEQAPRITRDLLIRGYIIATPKRDHKFLIRTLQAKNIDLAPYQHLLESR, from the coding sequence GTGCTGACCGGATGGTTTCTTTGGTCTATTTTGGTTTGGGTTGTCTTTTTGCTTGTCATGATGTCGATCGGCGGCTTTTTTATGTTCCGCAAATTTTTGAAACGGCTGCCGAAAGAAGACGGAAAATCGGAGCTCGACTGGCAGGAGTATTATATCGAACAGACGCGCCATTTATGGGGGGAAGAAGAAAAGGCCTTGCTCGAGGAGCTCGTCCGCCCTGTGCCGGAGTTGTTTCGCGACGTGGCCCGGCAAAAAATCGCCGGCAAAATCGGCGAGCTCGCGCTCAAAGAACAGGCGCCCCGCATTACGCGCGACTTGCTCATCCGCGGGTATATTATCGCGACGCCAAAGCGCGACCATAAGTTTTTAATCCGGACGCTGCAGGCAAAAAATATTGATCTCGCCCCATATCAACATTTGTTGGAAAGCCGCTGA
- a CDS encoding PTS lactose/cellobiose transporter subunit IIA, translating to MRSERGRDRPCFFFAVWRHKAIAAAKQGKLAEARRLLEQAGAERQAAHELQTSLLQQEAGGQSTAVTLLMVHAQDHLMTAIAVKELAAEFVDLYEHIHS from the coding sequence TTGCGAAGTGAACGGGGTCGGGACAGACCCTGTTTCTTTTTTGCCGTATGGCGCCATAAGGCGATCGCCGCCGCCAAGCAGGGGAAACTAGCCGAAGCGCGCCGGCTGTTGGAGCAGGCTGGGGCGGAACGGCAAGCCGCCCACGAGCTGCAAACGTCGCTGCTGCAGCAAGAAGCCGGCGGGCAGTCTACGGCTGTGACGCTGCTGATGGTGCACGCCCAAGACCATTTGATGACAGCGATTGCCGTCAAAGAGTTGGCAGCTGAATTCGTCGATTTGTATGAACATATTCATTCGTAA
- a CDS encoding response regulator, producing MAAVLVVDDAKFMRLTLTRILEKAGHTVAGEAENGKEAVELYRRLRPELVIMDITMPVMNGIEAVRAIKDTDPGAKIIICSALGQQRMVVEAIEAGAADFIVKPFEENRVLEAVARLL from the coding sequence GTGGCTGCCGTTTTAGTGGTTGACGATGCGAAGTTTATGCGATTGACGCTGACCCGCATTTTGGAAAAGGCGGGCCATACAGTAGCCGGCGAGGCGGAAAACGGCAAAGAAGCGGTCGAGCTGTATCGTCGGCTGCGTCCGGAGTTGGTCATCATGGACATTACGATGCCGGTCATGAACGGCATCGAAGCGGTGCGGGCGATCAAGGACACTGACCCGGGAGCGAAAATCATCATCTGTTCAGCGCTGGGGCAGCAGCGCATGGTCGTCGAGGCGATCGAAGCTGGCGCCGCCGACTTTATTGTCAAACCGTTTGAGGAAAACCGCGTTCTCGAAGCGGTCGCCCGCCTGTTATAG
- a CDS encoding CcdC protein domain-containing protein, with translation MALLALLTSLIAIVMTCFVFFVRMKASEKPTNAKKIILPPLFMSTGALMFIDPVFRVTRGELIEAVVLGLFFSLFLIKTSKFEIRGNDIYLKRSKAFVWILLSLIAIRFGLKTYLGRTIDYGQLSGMFYLLAFSMIVPWRIAMYVSYKKLAAQLKPPVFT, from the coding sequence ATGGCTTTGTTGGCGCTTCTTACATCGCTCATCGCCATTGTGATGACTTGTTTCGTCTTTTTTGTGCGCATGAAAGCATCGGAAAAGCCGACGAACGCGAAAAAAATCATTTTGCCGCCGCTGTTTATGAGCACAGGAGCGCTCATGTTCATCGATCCGGTATTCCGCGTCACGCGCGGGGAGCTCATCGAAGCGGTCGTTCTCGGCCTGTTTTTTTCGCTGTTTCTCATTAAAACATCGAAATTTGAAATCCGTGGCAACGACATTTACCTGAAACGTTCGAAGGCGTTTGTTTGGATTTTGCTCAGTTTGATCGCCATTCGCTTCGGCTTGAAGACATATTTAGGGAGGACGATCGACTACGGCCAGTTAAGCGGCATGTTTTATTTGCTTGCGTTTTCCATGATCGTCCCATGGCGGATCGCGATGTATGTGTCGTATAAAAAACTGGCAGCGCAATTGAAACCGCCGGTGTTCACTTGA
- a CDS encoding ABC transporter ATP-binding protein: protein MNEQVLTVKEQRRVLWRLLAYMGRYKKEAALAFALLLLATAGELAGPYLVKVFIDDYLMPNRLAPGPVTALAAAYIGVLVGKTVIWYFQLIGFQRLALYIIQALRMDVFSKVHRLGMSYFDRTPGGSIVSRVTNDTEAIKDMFISVLAVFVQNGLLVIGVYIVMFSLNVQLALFCLFILPAIALIMKTYRRYSSVFYQEMRERLSELNAKLNESLQGMAIIQAFRQQRRLYEEFAAVNEAHYEAGMKNIRLDGLLLRPAIDVVYMVSIMVVLSFFGISALESPVEIGVLYAFVNYLERFFEPVTQMMMRLSLYQQAIVSASRVFALLDHDEEAPSNPEQAPYTIERGEIEFRDVSFSYDGRRDVLKRLSFTIRPGQTVAFVGHTGSGKSSIINLLMRFYEFDRGDILLDGRSIRDYSRAELRRALGLVLQDPFLFYGTVKENIRMYDERLSDEEIKSAARLVQADAFIEQLPGRYDHLLAERGATLSSGQRQLLSFARTIAANPKILVLDEATAHIDTETEEAIQTALAQMRKGRTTIAIAHRLSTIQDADQIFVLHRGEIVEHGTHQQLLAQKGLYYQMYLLQNGLVDARA from the coding sequence ATGAACGAACAAGTCTTGACGGTCAAAGAGCAGCGGCGCGTTTTGTGGCGGCTGCTCGCTTATATGGGGCGATACAAAAAAGAAGCTGCGCTCGCCTTTGCGCTCCTTCTATTGGCGACCGCCGGGGAGCTGGCCGGCCCGTATCTCGTGAAAGTGTTTATCGATGATTATTTGATGCCGAACCGCCTCGCACCGGGTCCGGTGACGGCGCTGGCAGCCGCCTATATCGGCGTGCTCGTCGGGAAAACCGTCATTTGGTATTTTCAGCTGATTGGGTTTCAGCGGCTTGCTTTATATATTATCCAAGCGTTGCGGATGGACGTCTTTTCCAAAGTGCATCGACTTGGGATGAGCTACTTTGACCGGACGCCGGGCGGCAGCATCGTCTCGCGGGTGACAAATGACACGGAAGCGATCAAAGATATGTTTATTAGCGTTTTAGCGGTGTTTGTGCAAAACGGTCTGCTTGTCATTGGCGTTTATATCGTCATGTTTTCACTCAATGTTCAGCTTGCGCTGTTTTGTCTGTTCATTCTTCCGGCCATCGCATTGATTATGAAAACATACCGCCGTTACAGCTCGGTATTTTACCAAGAGATGCGCGAACGGCTGAGCGAGCTGAACGCCAAATTGAATGAATCGCTGCAAGGGATGGCCATCATTCAAGCGTTCCGCCAGCAGCGCCGCCTGTACGAAGAGTTTGCTGCCGTAAATGAGGCGCATTACGAAGCGGGAATGAAAAACATTCGCCTTGACGGGCTGCTGCTTCGGCCGGCGATCGATGTTGTCTATATGGTGTCGATCATGGTCGTACTCAGCTTTTTCGGCATTTCGGCGCTTGAGAGCCCGGTCGAGATCGGGGTGCTGTACGCGTTTGTCAACTATTTGGAACGTTTTTTCGAGCCGGTGACGCAAATGATGATGCGGTTGTCGCTCTATCAGCAGGCGATCGTTTCCGCCTCCCGCGTCTTTGCGCTCCTTGACCATGATGAAGAGGCCCCGTCCAATCCGGAACAGGCGCCGTATACGATTGAGCGTGGAGAAATTGAGTTTCGCGATGTCAGCTTTTCATATGATGGCAGGCGCGACGTGCTGAAGCGGCTGTCTTTTACCATCCGTCCCGGGCAGACGGTGGCGTTCGTCGGGCATACGGGCAGCGGCAAAAGCTCGATCATCAACTTGCTTATGCGGTTTTATGAATTTGATCGTGGCGATATTTTGCTTGACGGCCGGTCGATCCGCGACTATTCGCGCGCCGAGCTGCGCCGCGCTCTCGGTCTCGTCTTGCAAGATCCGTTTTTGTTTTATGGGACGGTGAAAGAGAATATTCGCATGTATGACGAGCGCTTAAGCGATGAAGAGATTAAGAGCGCCGCCCGTCTCGTACAGGCGGATGCGTTCATTGAACAGCTGCCCGGACGCTATGACCATCTGCTTGCGGAGCGCGGCGCCACGTTATCGAGCGGGCAACGCCAGCTCCTTTCGTTCGCTCGCACGATCGCTGCCAATCCGAAAATATTAGTGCTCGATGAGGCGACCGCCCATATTGACACCGAGACGGAGGAGGCGATTCAAACGGCGCTGGCGCAAATGCGAAAAGGGAGGACGACGATCGCGATCGCCCATCGCCTGTCGACGATTCAAGACGCCGACCAAATTTTTGTCCTGCACCGCGGCGAAATTGTTGAGCACGGTACACACCAACAGCTGTTGGCGCAAAAAGGGTTGTACTACCAAATGTACTTGTTGCAAAACGGTCTTGTCGATGCCCGCGCGTAA
- the sspO gene encoding small acid-soluble spore protein O, protein MGKRKANHVIPGMNAAKAQGMGAGYNEEFSNEPLTEAQRQNNKKRKKNQ, encoded by the coding sequence ATGGGCAAACGAAAAGCGAACCATGTCATCCCTGGCATGAACGCCGCGAAAGCGCAAGGGATGGGCGCCGGCTACAATGAAGAGTTTTCCAATGAACCGCTGACCGAAGCGCAGCGGCAAAACAACAAAAAGCGAAAAAAGAATCAATGA
- a CDS encoding aspartyl-phosphate phosphatase Spo0E family protein, translating into MPKRNLLTLIEQKRMELVDTVAKTGLNSEAAMKVSKELDTLLNAYQREQVRQRKQSASR; encoded by the coding sequence GTGCCAAAACGCAATTTGTTAACCTTAATCGAACAAAAGCGGATGGAACTTGTCGACACCGTAGCCAAAACCGGTTTAAACTCGGAAGCCGCGATGAAAGTAAGCAAAGAACTTGACACGCTGCTCAACGCCTATCAACGCGAACAAGTGCGACAACGAAAACAAAGCGCCTCCCGCTAA